In the genome of Leptospira noumeaensis, one region contains:
- a CDS encoding YbaB/EbfC family nucleoid-associated protein — MFGGAGGNKFDMLKQMKKMRSQVKTMEKELAGLNFVGISKNKLLSVTLDGKFQMKSIQIEDELIDKKDKNLLEKSIQEAYTKALQDAQAGAAKQMQAMGGFPGLGM; from the coding sequence ATGTTCGGTGGAGCAGGCGGAAACAAGTTTGATATGCTCAAACAGATGAAAAAGATGCGATCGCAAGTAAAAACCATGGAAAAGGAACTTGCCGGTCTCAATTTTGTAGGAATTTCTAAAAACAAACTTCTATCTGTGACTTTGGATGGAAAATTTCAGATGAAATCCATTCAAATCGAAGATGAATTGATTGATAAAAAGGATAAAAATCTTTTAGAAAAGTCGATCCAAGAAGCCTATACAAAGGCTCTGCAGGATGCACAAGCGGGTGCCGCCAAACAAATGCAAGCTATGGGTGGATTTCCAGGTTTAGGGATGTAA
- a CDS encoding ion transporter: MIHPNSPYKRIWDLLVFICITYFAIEVPIRLVFHYKLTAGVNYFERAIQVVFGIDVILNFNTAILKDRLLIHNRKIVAKSYLSSWFLVDFLSAFPFDLFGGFFFQYFGITDSLKILRLLRSVRVFELFKSLRLLALGADSDDRFKLIEVINPMSFRLIFFVYWTSLFAHWVACGWIHLGPEFLPDKDMATRYIRALYWSVTTLTTIGYGDITPVTNKQTIYTMGVMILGVGIYGYVIGNIATLLSNLDVSRVTFQEKLNTINSFIKYKKLPPNLANRIRSYYVNLWENKHGIDETEIWDNLPSGIKIDVSMFLHSHLISVVPFFKNAPEELKREVVLELKPAFYMKGDIIFKEGDVPHNMYFLSKGHVEVIKEKTGDVLATLNSGSFFGEMSLIDDSLRTATIKAGSYCDVYTLGKDRFAEILKHHPGFAKHIETIAKERRKTQTTSQKKTKKPNHPHIRNQ, encoded by the coding sequence ATGATCCATCCCAATTCTCCTTACAAACGAATCTGGGACCTTTTAGTTTTTATTTGTATTACTTACTTTGCCATCGAAGTTCCAATAAGATTGGTCTTTCACTATAAACTAACTGCAGGGGTTAATTATTTTGAAAGGGCCATCCAAGTGGTATTTGGAATCGATGTCATTTTGAATTTTAATACCGCGATTTTAAAAGACCGACTTCTCATTCACAATCGTAAGATTGTTGCAAAATCCTATTTGTCTTCTTGGTTTCTCGTCGATTTTTTATCAGCCTTTCCTTTTGACCTTTTTGGTGGATTTTTTTTCCAATACTTTGGAATCACCGATAGTTTAAAAATTTTGAGACTATTACGTTCGGTTCGAGTCTTTGAACTTTTTAAATCCCTTCGTCTTTTAGCCCTAGGTGCCGATTCAGATGACAGGTTCAAACTTATAGAAGTGATCAATCCTATGAGTTTTCGATTGATCTTCTTTGTGTATTGGACAAGTCTTTTTGCCCATTGGGTCGCCTGCGGATGGATCCATCTAGGTCCTGAATTTTTGCCAGATAAGGATATGGCAACAAGATACATTAGAGCACTTTACTGGTCAGTAACCACACTCACTACCATTGGGTATGGAGATATCACACCTGTTACGAATAAACAAACCATCTATACAATGGGTGTTATGATTTTAGGTGTCGGTATTTATGGATACGTCATTGGTAATATAGCCACTTTATTATCTAATTTAGATGTATCAAGAGTTACCTTCCAAGAAAAACTAAATACAATTAACAGTTTCATTAAATACAAAAAACTACCACCCAATCTTGCAAATCGCATTCGTTCCTACTACGTCAATCTTTGGGAAAATAAACATGGAATAGATGAAACAGAAATTTGGGATAATCTTCCTTCTGGAATTAAAATTGATGTATCCATGTTTTTACATAGTCATTTGATTTCTGTAGTTCCTTTTTTCAAAAATGCACCCGAAGAATTAAAAAGAGAAGTGGTTTTAGAATTAAAACCTGCTTTCTATATGAAAGGGGATATCATCTTTAAAGAAGGTGATGTTCCGCACAATATGTACTTTTTATCAAAAGGTCATGTGGAAGTAATCAAAGAAAAAACGGGAGATGTACTTGCAACTCTAAACTCTGGGTCTTTTTTTGGAGAGATGAGTTTGATTGACGATTCCTTACGAACTGCAACCATTAAAGCTGGTTCTTATTGTGATGTGTATACTTTAGGGAAAGATCGGTTCGCTGAAATTTTAAAACACCATCCTGGATTTGCAAAACATATCGAAACCATTGCCAAAGAACGTAGGAAAACGCAAACCACTAGTCAAAAGAAAACAAAAAAACCAAATCACCCACACATACGTAACCAGTAG
- a CDS encoding ParA family protein, with the protein MKVISVSNIKGGSGKSTTAAHLACALARRGKTLVVDMDMQGDLTDYCLPDLDLSSLDESNVMTVLLGMKRMSECIRVTKQFDVLPSTLSLAKLSKYNPDSSSLCLQFKRALDEVRNTYKFVIIDTPGSAKHELTTAIYNSELILIPVTPSKWTIRAVNLLLDEITQTETIFSQKKKTAFVPSWFGPSKKHRELLEKLKQIEEIPTLGEIPKSETIKTKTEKQEPLKKDSNAWHAFDRLADESIALVDPEHSIFSLKP; encoded by the coding sequence ATGAAGGTCATCTCAGTTTCCAATATTAAGGGAGGGAGTGGAAAATCCACAACAGCCGCTCACTTGGCCTGCGCCCTGGCAAGGCGTGGAAAAACCCTCGTTGTGGACATGGACATGCAAGGAGATTTGACGGACTATTGTTTGCCTGATTTGGATCTTAGTTCCCTTGATGAATCCAATGTAATGACAGTCCTTCTGGGCATGAAACGAATGAGTGAGTGCATTCGAGTGACAAAACAATTTGATGTATTGCCTTCCACTTTAAGTTTAGCAAAACTCTCCAAATACAATCCTGATTCGAGTAGCCTCTGTTTACAATTCAAACGCGCTTTGGATGAAGTTCGAAACACCTATAAGTTTGTGATCATTGATACACCCGGATCTGCGAAACATGAATTAACAACTGCTATCTATAATTCAGAATTAATTTTGATTCCGGTCACTCCGAGTAAGTGGACCATCCGAGCTGTGAATTTACTTTTGGATGAAATCACACAAACAGAAACTATATTCAGTCAAAAGAAAAAAACTGCCTTTGTTCCTTCTTGGTTTGGGCCGTCCAAAAAACATAGGGAACTTCTTGAAAAATTAAAACAAATCGAAGAAATTCCTACACTTGGGGAAATTCCAAAATCAGAAACCATCAAAACCAAAACAGAAAAACAAGAACCGTTAAAAAAAGATAGCAATGCATGGCATGCCTTTGACAGGCTCGCTGATGAGTCCATTGCTCTCGTGGATCCTGAACACTCGATATTTTCTTTAAAACCGTAA
- a CDS encoding YopX family protein: MAFTIRFRVWDKQEKEFSQKGFSLTLDGKLLKFGQPITNEDNYIVNSFTGLKDKYDKDLFEEDIIEHTVAKGGNLTQHTGIIRYNNEHGAFYLENGPPLLQLFSIRKVGNPYENPILFDLYLKSKS; encoded by the coding sequence ATGGCATTCACGATTCGGTTCCGAGTTTGGGACAAACAAGAAAAAGAATTCTCTCAAAAAGGCTTTAGTTTAACCCTCGATGGGAAACTTTTGAAATTTGGACAACCCATTACAAACGAAGACAATTATATAGTTAATAGTTTTACAGGTCTAAAAGACAAATACGACAAAGACCTATTTGAAGAAGACATCATAGAACATACTGTTGCGAAAGGGGGAAACCTCACTCAACATACAGGCATTATACGATACAATAATGAGCACGGGGCTTTTTATTTGGAAAACGGGCCACCTCTATTACAACTTTTTTCGATCAGAAAAGTTGGTAATCCCTATGAAAATCCCATTTTATTTGATTTGTATCTGAAAAGTAAATCTTGA